Below is a genomic region from Zavarzinella sp..
GTTGTTTCCCCACTTTCTCGAGGGTAATTACTTCGCCACCTTCCGGATTGCAATAGCGTAAACTAAGGATCTTCTTTTCCCGCTGGTTCAACAGTGGGTGATCTGCCTGCAGGAAATCGTCAATTGGAACTGCAATGCTGGAACTGGCCCCTGGTTCCTTCGACTGGCGGGGTTCACCTTCAGGCATCACATCCAGAGAAGCGGACTTGCTGAGCCAGTCGTTCGATAATTTCTGGGCCAGACGTGCCAGTGCCCGCACGAGGCAGGTGTAGTCATAGGTGCTGAACCTGATCCCTATCCGTGGGTTGTAGGCTGCTACTGCCTGAATGAGCACAATCTGGCAATTTCCAATCAGATCGTCGGCACGGTTCGACATTGCCATTCGGCGGCGAACGGTTACCGTTTCACCAAATAAAGTATTTACCTTCAGTCCACAACTGGTATTCATACAAGCAGTCTTTCGCCTCTGGCAATTGGTTCGTGGATACCACCCTACGTGGCATGGGCGTCTCGCCCATGAGTTTCCCACGGGCGGGACGCCCGTGCTACGTTTACTTGCAATTGGTTCGTGGATAGCACCCTACGTAACATGGGCGTCTCGCCCATGGGTTTTTCCCCTCGGGCGGGACGACGTTTCATAAAATCAGCCTTAAATGATCTTCATTGGAAACCTCTCCATGCCAATTCGCAGTTTAGCCCCAGATTCCATCATTACTGGGTGGGATTTCAGCACCGGTTCGGTCAAGTGCGTCGCGTTCGACCTGCAAGGCAACGTGGTGGCCAGTTGTCGCTTTCCCACGGATCTGTGGACAGAAGACGGTGTTTCTGAATTCAATCTGATGCTGCTGGAAGGCCAGGTCCACACCACCGTGCGTGCGATTGTTCACCAATTGAATCAACTTGGTAGACTTTCGGACTGGGTGGCAGGTGGCATCTCTGCTACGCACCACACCAGTGGTCGAGTAGATGCTCTGGGTAACCAGATTCGACGAATGATCTGCTGGAATGACCAGACGCTGGCCGCTTACCATGCGAAAGGCATCACTCGCCTAGGTGGGGAAGATGCTGTGCGAGCCTTACTCGGTGGTCCCTGGGCAATTCGGTATAGTCTCAGCCACCTCGTCAAAGATGAAGAAACCCTCACACATGCCGACTGGCAACGCACTCGCTGGCTGGTGCCGCACGGATGTGCGGCCCTTGGTTACTTAACGGGCAACTGGGGCAGCATCAGCATTTCCACGGCTGCATCGACAGGTATGATGCAACTGGAACAGAATGAGTGGTGCGAGCCCATTCTGAACTGTATCCAGGATAAGAACTTACGGCAATTTGCCTGGCAGTCGCTGCCCGCAATTCAGCATGATATGAATCTACCCGTGTCAGCACTGTCTCCGCACGTGGCAAGTGCTGCGGGCTGGCAGGGTGATGCAAAACTGCCATTCGTTTTCCCCACCCTGGACGATCAGGCTGCTGGCCTTGTGGGTGGGGGTGCTGTGGAAGCTGGGCAGGTTGCTGTGATCCTGGGTAATTCTGCTGTGGTCAATTCTTCTGCAAGTGCCGCACCGGGTACGGATGCACTCGATGCCATGAAGCTGAACTGGGGCCCATGGTTGTGGATGCGATGCTACAGTAATGGTGCCCAGTTTCTGGATCGGATTGTGGGCCACCATCCCGATTGGCAGGCACTGGAACAAGCCGCACGCAAGGTGCCACCGGGCTGCGAAGGGATTCGGGTGTCGCCTTTTGTGCTGACGGAACCTTCACTCGGCATCCATGAACCACGTTTTGGCTGGTCTCCCAGTGAACCCAGTGACGCAGGTGTGCGATTTCGGGCCGCACTGGAATCACTTGCCTGCCTGATTACTCTGGGCGTGCAGGCCCACCAGCAGGCGGGGCAACAAATCCGGCAGATTACCGTTTCCGGTGGGATTGCCCGGTCACAATTGATGCTGGAAATTCTAGCCAGTATGTTGAACATGCCGTTGTTGCAACTGGAATCGGACGAAGGCCCGGCCCTGGGTGCTGCCGTGGTGGCGTTGGCAGGTGCTGAATCTTACCAACGCACCGCACAAGGGATTACAGAACCCTTCACGGTGCAGGATGCCGTGGCAGCAATTGTCAAATTCAAACAGCCTGTCGCCGCAAACCCCGAGTGGGTCAGCACTTACCAGCAAATGGCCAGAGATTTTCTGTAAGCCGGCTGATTCAGACAATCAAACAGTTAACGATCAGTTAAGCTGGAATCAGTTTGAAACTCGGTTAAAATCGAACAGCTACCAAGTTGCCTTTATAGCCCGCAGCATAAGCAAGGGTATTTCTGCTCAAACCCTTGCTAACGCTGCGGGCTGTAGAGGCATCTTAATGAATTCGATCTGAGCTTCAGGAAAAGCCGATATTCCAGCCGAACAGTGTTTAGGGTTGAATCAATCTGAAAATAGACGATTGTGAAACGAATCTGGGCTATCTTGGGCTAAGCAAAACGGGTTTCACAATCAAACTGGGCGAGAATCAGCAGGGAAAAGTGGGGCTCGAACGATTGGCAGCTTATGGCTGTTGGAAGTTGTCTTCATCAACACCCGTCTGACGGAGTTGTTCTTCCCGTGTAATGATGATCCGTGGGGTCACCATGATCAGAATCGAACGACCATCGCGACCGTAAGCCACGTTCTTGAACAACCGGCTGACATAAGGAATCTTACTCAGCACAGGAGGTCCAAACTCGTTGCGGCCTTCTGCCATGTACTTCAAACCACCCATCACCACGGTACCACCGTCTGGCACCACCACAGTGGTATCCACGCTCAGGCTGGAAATCCGTGGCAATTGCAGGAAGGTCGTAAACGGTGTGGGCTGTCCCGTTGCACCGTTATCGAACACAGGTGTAATGAAGGTGGTGAAAGGCACCGACTGCACACCCGACAAGTTCGAGAAGTTCTGCTGGATGCTCATCCGCACAAAGCGTCGATCGTGGGAAACGATTGCCTGCACGAACATGCCTAAACCAGCACCACCACCACCAAGACCACCTTGTTGACCGCCACCACCACCGGAACCAACTGGCACGGCGTCAATCTGTGGCACCACAATCACCTGGCCGTTGATCACTGCAGCGTTGACGCTGGTGAGGAACAACTGGGTATCGTTCACCGAAATCTGCGATGCCGCACCGTTAAACACTGTTACCCGTGGGGCCTGCATCACGTTGGTACGAGAATCTCCCTGAGCTGCTTCCAGGAACAATTGCACCTGGATATCGCTGAGGAATGCCATCCCCAGTGCCAGACCACCATCGCCCAGTGGGAAGTAACCACCGAATGGAGGAATCGCACGGTTAAAGCTGCCAGTCCGGATTGGAATATCCAGGTCTGGGGTGGGTGCACCAGGTGCCTGTAAGCCAACCACGTTACCGCGGAAGTCGTTGCCATTCAAACGAATCTGACCATCAGGCGAGTTCGGTGCACTGGCATTCAACGAAGATCCCGTGGGAATGCCCATTGCAAAGTCCACACCAATCCGTTCGTAGAAGGTTTCCGATAGCGAAACCAGCTTGATTTCAATCGATACTTCGAGATCCTGCAGAGACCGCAGCGAAGCCAGCAGACGATCGACTTCCTCCAGCACATCCGGCGACTGGTTGATGACCAGCGACAGGTTAGTGGGGTAGTATTCAATCGTGCCTGCACCACCTTGATCTTTCCAGGTATCCGGGCGGATCGTTTCGGTGATCACACGGATCAGTTCTCGTTCCAGAGTATTAGAACCATTCACCATCCGGCTGACAGCACCACCACTGCTGGGGGTGTTGGAAATCCGGCCCACTGCGGAAGTGTTGGAAGAAAACGGAGTGTTTTCTGCCGCACCCACAGGTTGACCGTTTGGCAAGCGGCTTCCAGGACTACGGAACTGGTTGTTGTTTCTGTTGTCCGAAGGATACAGTTCTTCCAGCGGATTGCGGCCCGATTCACGACCAAAGGTGGCAATCGGAATCACCAGGTCGCCCACGCCGAAGGTTCGGAAATCCATCCGACCGCTCAACGCACGCTGGGTGGTAATGCTGATCGCTTCGTTTTCGATCGTGAAGCCCAGGTCCCGTCCGCACATAATATTCAGTGCAGATTTCAGGCTGCCCTTCAATTGAGCATCCACCGGACGGCTGGGATCAATGCCCGCTTCCACCAATGCCTGTTTATCCAGGTGGAAGTTCAGTTTGGTGTAGGTCCGCAGCGAATCAATCGCCTTTTCCAGCGGCATGCCCTGGAAGTTGATTTCCACTGGGGTATCCAGCTTGCTTTGCAGTTCTTTTTCCCGTGCAGAACGCATCTGACGAGAATAGCCAGGCTGGATCTCGCGGCGTCGCATCACGCGATCACGATATTCCGGATCTTCCGGGTGCTTGTACAAATCTTTGCTGTTGACGCGGTTTGGCACATCAAAGCTTTCATTGATTTCACGCCAGTTGAATTCTTCCTGATTCGATTTCACCCGATCAAATTCACTCTTACGGTACATCACTTCAGCCATCATTTTGCTGGCTTGTACCCCGGGATCTTCCGGATCGAGCTGTTGTGCCTTCTGAAGCAGTGCGTAAGCTTCTTTTGGCTTGTTGATTTTCATCAACGAAGCTGCTTCCCGCATCAGCTTTTGCACTTCTTCCTGTTTCTTCTGCTTGAACAGGGCGTCCTGGGTCATTTCGGTGAAGAATTCCCGGCGATCTTTGGCTTCCTTGGTCAGGAAGTCCTGTTGGTGCTTCAGCACCCGCAGACGATCCATCCGTGCTTCAATTGGACGCACGATCATTTGCTGGGCACTCTTGCTGATGTTGCTGGCCTGAACCTTGGAAATAAAGTTTTCCAGATCCTGCATTGCAGCATCAGTTTCCCCACGGCCAAAGCGGTTGATTGCTTCGTTTTCTACCTTCAGCGATTCGGAACGCAGCCGTTGCACTTCGACCTTGGCCAGGTTTTCCTGTTGTTTCAACAGGTTATCTGGGCCAGTGCCAGGAGTCTTGGGTTCCGGGCCAGGCAATGCACTGGGTGGAATCGGTGGCACCGAAGGAGGCACAGGTGGTACCGGATTCATGGGTGCATCGGGCAGCACGTTTGGCAGCTTGTCCTTCATATCAGGAACAGTTGGCACTTTAGGCACCGCAGGCTCTTCCGATTTCACCATTGCAATGGTGGAATCGATGCTCTTGGCACGCACCTGGCTGCTGTGCATCAATTCGCTGAGTTCTGCTTTCTTGGAAGCAGGCAACAGGTTGGGATCAATCTGCTTGAAGATGCCATACGCACGTGCGTACTGGTGGCTGTTGTAGCACGCCAGGCCGTTATCGAAGGCACGTCGAGCAGTCGAACGCTTCAGTTCAAACTCTTCTGTTTCAATAGTTTTCAAGAGAGCCTGGGCTTCATCGTGCATGCCCATCTTCTCTTTGATCACCTCTTCCGCCAGCAAACGGGCTGCCTTGGTATCGCCAGCCCGCAGTTCGGTGCGTGCTTTGTTCAGCAGTTCGGTGGCATGGCCAGTTTCAATTGGCGTGGTGCCGGAAGCCTGGACCACCGAAGGCATTTTCAACCCGGGAATCTGTGGCGGAGTTACTGCCACAGGTGCCGTTGCAGGAACATTGCTCATGCTTTTGCGGGTTTCCATCACCAGGTAGTTATCAAGACCCAGTGACTTAGCCATATTGTCTGCAGTCTGCAGTCGCTCGTTGGCACCAGCAGCATCGGTGCTGCTGAGAACGCGAGCTTCAGCACACAAAGCAGAGATTTTCTTGTTGGCTGCACTGTGCAACTTCTGCATTGCCAGGTCGGGAGTTTCTTCCCCAGACTTAAAGGTGGCACGCAGGCGAGATGCTTCAAACAATTTCTTCTGAGCAGTCGCCAGATCACCACCAATCTGTGCAGCACGTGCTTCATCCATCAGTTTGATGGCAGCCACACGCACCATTTCCGCTTGCTGGGCGGCATTGTTGCGTGGCTCATCCCAACCGGCTGGCTTGGTAGTATTGCTGGCAGTGGTTGCCGGAGTGGCAGGAGTCTTTGATTCTTCCTTCACCACCTGTTTGGGAAGTTGCTCGCTGACACGGATTTTTTCAATTTCCAGCAGCAGATCTTCCGGCCGATCACCAAAGTGAATCAGAGGATATTCCACACCTAGCTTCTGAGCTTCCATGGCTTTCTTTTCTGCCATCGCCAGGTTGTCGATCCGCTGGTTTTTGTTTTCTGCTTTCGCATTGATGTACTGTCGGCTGGTATCCAGCAGAGTTTCGGATTGTTTCTCGCGAAATTCTGCTTTTGCTTCCTGTACTTCCTTCACCACGGTGTTGGGGGTACTTTCAAAAATACCCCAACTGGTAGTGGATTTGTATTTCATTGCCGCTTCTGCGTGGCGTTCTGCATCTTCCAGATTGCCCGCAGCGATGGCTTTGCGTGCCATTTCCATCAGTTGACGTGGATCGGTAACGGTGTCTTTCACAACCGTTTTGCTGGCAGGTTCGATGCTGCCCGATGTGCCAGACACTTTACGTGCGGCTTCCATCAACTTTTGCACCTCATCGAAGCGTTTTGCTTCCATGGCTTCTCGAGCACGACGAATCAGATCGTCGTACTCCTGTTGTTTAGTCATCGCTGTTTGTTGAGCGTGGACGATCCAGGGGTCGGCTGTAACGCCCCCCAGAACTGCGAGACCCGGAATCAAGAATGCCTTGATGACATATCGATTCCAAAAATACGTTTTGGCACGAAACTTCATTGTTTTTCCTGCCCCTTCATCCCGTTTCTGGTTCACCGTAATCCCCCTGCCCTTTCCCCCCGGGCTGAGTAGGTAACTTTCTATCCTTGCGCAGAATTCCCCGGCGCAAAGGTAAATGGTCTTAGTGCGGGGCGATAACCCGCTGTAGCAAATAGGTCAAGTATAAATCCCCACAAAATAAGCAGTTTTTTCCTTTTATTTGTGCTGGGATGTTTCAAACGACACGGTTGGCAAACCTGGGTAAGCTCCGTAAAGACATGCAGCCAGTTAATTTGTGGCGTTCTGATCGTCTCTTTCTAATAAGATGAACGGGAGTTTGATCCGTTAAATGGGGATCTTCCCGAGATAACTTGTGTCTGGCGCGGATGCACCGGACCTCTACCACTTAATAGAAGAGAGAATTTTGATGAACAAGCGTCTTGCAGCAGTATTGTTTGCCGCATTAGCCTTCTGTGCCGGTTACGTGGTTGCCGACCTGATGCAACGTGCGGAAGCCCAGGAAGCCAAAGGTCCCAAGTGGTCGCACGGTCTGTTGCTGCGGGTCCGCCCCGCCGATCAGGCAGATTTCAACAAAGACACTCCCAAAATTGGTGTGGAAGTGTTCAAAGATGAAAACAACGGCAACCTGATCTACATCACCGAAAAAGGCAATATCGCGGTTGTGAAGCAGTAAGCTGCTGTTCGATTACCCAGTTGAAAATCCCATCTCCAGACTCCTTTGTCTGACATTTTGTACACATATAATATATCCACGTGCGCAAATAATAATGCAATTTTGTCCATAAAATGCTTCGGATGAGTAAATTCTCATCTCCGCAAGTCCCTTGTGGTAAACAACTTACGTCATGAAAAACTTTTTTGTGAATTTTTGCAAAATCGCAACCACCTGCAAAGAAAAGGGGGGATTTTTGAAGTGATTTGCGGGGAAAAAAATCAATCGTTGGTAATTGTCACCAGAATCCGCTGCACCACGGTGCTGCTGCCGTCGCTGGCGTAAACGGTTACCAGGAAGTTACCTGCGAAGTTGGTATCCCAATTTAAGGTCAGGATATTGCCTGCAATACTGGTCGTGACTGGTGGGGCCGAAGGTGCGGTGGCCCCACTGAGCAATTCCGGTGAATTGTATACATTTACCCCACCGTAGATGGGGTCGTTGAAGTTGGCTACGGGTGTCTGTGCCACTGTTGACTGATAAC
It encodes:
- a CDS encoding FGGY-family carbohydrate kinase; translation: MPIRSLAPDSIITGWDFSTGSVKCVAFDLQGNVVASCRFPTDLWTEDGVSEFNLMLLEGQVHTTVRAIVHQLNQLGRLSDWVAGGISATHHTSGRVDALGNQIRRMICWNDQTLAAYHAKGITRLGGEDAVRALLGGPWAIRYSLSHLVKDEETLTHADWQRTRWLVPHGCAALGYLTGNWGSISISTAASTGMMQLEQNEWCEPILNCIQDKNLRQFAWQSLPAIQHDMNLPVSALSPHVASAAGWQGDAKLPFVFPTLDDQAAGLVGGGAVEAGQVAVILGNSAVVNSSASAAPGTDALDAMKLNWGPWLWMRCYSNGAQFLDRIVGHHPDWQALEQAARKVPPGCEGIRVSPFVLTEPSLGIHEPRFGWSPSEPSDAGVRFRAALESLACLITLGVQAHQQAGQQIRQITVSGGIARSQLMLEILASMLNMPLLQLESDEGPALGAAVVALAGAESYQRTAQGITEPFTVQDAVAAIVKFKQPVAANPEWVSTYQQMARDFL